From a region of the Phragmites australis chromosome 21, lpPhrAust1.1, whole genome shotgun sequence genome:
- the LOC133902889 gene encoding oryzalexin E synthase-like — MGFSALLPCIVATLITIHVVYVLHKYKRKRVSRKSLPSPPGPVGLPLLGNLLYVIGPLRRNPHHALASLAETYGPVVSIRLGMTRTIVVVSSPAVAREALAKNDAALAARLVPDTVRALSYSATSMVFVPSSDQLWKQDRVIIGARFSSSRGLDAIRPILERHARQLNDYFRACSGRPVIIREAVNCTVLNVVSNILFSEDVVDLRVPGTQQFKGLIAPVLEEWSRSNVADAFPFLAPIDHLLGSRRRISIHLAKLFKFFDQQIIGRRLASTSSENHNDVLDVLLARHADSKLTRQEITTFLTDMFIAASDTSTVTVQRAMAQLLRHPEKMEKVSAELAACLGSDDLVKESDLDKLPYLQAVVKETLRLHPAVPLIPREVVADGVSLGGFPVPIGTGVVVNLWAIGRDRTAWPQPEEFMPERFLVGQPVHFQGTDDFAYRPFGAGRRVCPGMDYTARSVPLLLASLLHRIKWRLPDGMAPKDMDLNDRYSTVLDLATPLRAMPVSVV, encoded by the exons ATGGGGTTCTCGGCGTTGTTGCCATGTATAGTAGCAACGCTGATCACCATTCATGTGGTGTACGTACTGCATAAATACAAGCGAAAGAGAGTTTCGCGTAAATCTCTTCCTTCGCCCCCTGGCCCCGTCGGGCTCCCCCTCCTCGGGAACTTATTGTACGTCATCGGGCCGCTCCGCCGCAACCCGCACCACGCGCTTGCTTCCCTCGCCGAAACCTACGGGCCCGTTGTGTCCATCCGACTTGGCATGACCCGCACCATTGTCGTGGTGTCATCACCCGCCGTGGCCCGCGAGGCCCTCGCGAAGAACGACGCAGCGCTGGCGGCCCGGCTTGTGCCGGACACCGTGCGCGCCCTCTCGTACAGCGCGACGTCCATGGTCTTCGTCCCGAGCTCCGACCAGCTGTGGAAGCAGGACCGTGTCATAATCGGCGCCCGCTTCTCTTCCAGCCGGGGCCTCGACGCCATCCGGCCGATCCTGGAACGCCATGCTCGCCAGCTCAACGACTACTTCAGGGCATGCTCTGGCAGGCCGGTCATCATCAGGGAGGCCGTGAACTGCACCGTGCTCAACGTCGTATCCAACATCCTCTTCTCCGAGGACGTGGTGGACTTGCGTGTGCCGGGCACGCAGCAGTTCAAGGGCCTCATTGCGCCGGTACTCGAGGAGTGGTCCAGATCCAACGTCGCCGACGCCTTCCCGTTCCTCGCACCAATTGACCACCTCCTTGGCTCGCGCCGCCGCATCTCCATACATCTGGCCAAACTGTTTAAGTTCTTCGACCAACAGATCATTGGGCGCCGGTTGGCTAGCACTAGCAGTGAGAACCACAACGACGTGTTGGACGTCCTCCTCGCGCGGCACGCCGATTCCAAGCTCacgcgccaagagatcactacgttTTTGACA GATATGTTTATTGCCGCGAGTGACACAAGCACGGTCACCGTGCAACGGGCTATGGCGCAGCTGCTTCGCCATCCAGAGAAGATGGAGAAGGTGAGTGCCGAGCTTGCAGCATGCCTGGGCTCCGACGACCTTGTCAAGGAGAGCGACCTCGACAAGCTTCCCTACCTCCAGGCCGTGGTGAAGGAGACACTGAGACTGCACCCAGCGGTGCCGCTAATACCCCGGGAGGTGGTTGCCGACGGAGTGTCTCTGGGCGGATTCCCCGTGCCGATTGGAACGGGCGTTGTTGTCAACTTGTGGGCAATCGGAAGGGACCGTACAGCGTGGCCTCAGCCTGAGGAGTTCATGCCGGAAAGGTTCTTGGTCGGTCAGCCGGTGCACTTTCAAGGTACGGACGACTTTGCCTACAGGCCGTTCGGCGCGGGGCGGAGGGTCTGTCCCGGAATGGACTACACCGCGCGGTCCGTGCCGTTGCTACTGGCCTCTCTTCTGCATAGAATCAAATGGAGACTACCTGACGGCATGGCACCCAAGGACATGGACCTCAATGATCGCTATAGCACGGTGCTGGATCTCGCCACGCCTCTCCGTGCCATGCCAGTGTCTGTCGTGTGA